From Virgibacillus natechei, the proteins below share one genomic window:
- the mutL gene encoding DNA mismatch repair endonuclease MutL gives MKIVQMPDALANKIAAGEVVERPASVVKELVENSIDANSTWIKIEISEAGLQQIKITDDGDGMSEEDGEKAFLPHATSKIKEENDLFHVKTLGFRGEALASIASVSRLTVKTSQGDAAGTLLSLEGGKIVDKTKSDARRGSEIVVNDLFYNTPARLKYMKSLHTELGHITDLLNRIALAHPEIRFEATHNGKSLFHTPGTGDMLNVISQVYGMGTAKKMLRIKQETLDFSIQGYIARPEVTRASRSYISTIINGRFVKSIPLNKAIIQAYHTLLPIGRSPIVVLSIQMDPILVDVNVHPTKQEVRFSKEKELFAAIEETIKNKFREITLIPEVHKQQFKKDKSEQHTMRFEEPINQAQSSVRTTDDTIINEPQPVMMDNQQQEPHSGTPFLQKSVQTEQSPLEAEAEAEAELKDNSNYKEEEFTKQRIPAMYPIGQLQGTYILAQNENGLYMVDQHAAQERIKYEFFKKKLGDTNNELQQLLLPLTFEFSKQESIFIEQYKAELENVGLFFESFGQQSYIIRSHPNWFPNGFEEEVIREMIDQIMQDEKVNVEIIREDAAILMSCKRSIKANHYLNHDDMFRLLDDLRQSTDPFTCPHGRPIIVHFSTYELEKMFKRVM, from the coding sequence ATGAAAATTGTACAAATGCCTGATGCATTAGCTAATAAAATCGCGGCTGGCGAAGTTGTTGAACGGCCTGCATCTGTTGTGAAGGAATTAGTGGAAAACAGTATTGATGCAAACAGTACATGGATTAAAATTGAAATCTCGGAGGCAGGATTACAGCAAATAAAAATAACGGATGATGGGGATGGCATGTCTGAAGAGGATGGTGAAAAAGCCTTTTTACCTCATGCCACAAGCAAAATAAAAGAAGAAAATGACTTGTTTCATGTAAAAACACTTGGTTTTCGTGGGGAAGCACTTGCCAGTATTGCATCAGTTAGCCGATTAACTGTAAAGACATCTCAAGGGGACGCGGCAGGTACTTTGTTATCATTAGAAGGCGGAAAAATCGTCGATAAAACAAAAAGTGATGCGCGAAGGGGTTCAGAAATTGTTGTTAACGATTTGTTTTATAATACACCAGCAAGGTTAAAATATATGAAAAGTCTTCATACGGAACTAGGACATATTACAGACCTGCTTAATCGAATAGCCTTAGCTCATCCTGAAATAAGGTTTGAAGCAACACATAATGGGAAATCGCTGTTTCATACGCCTGGTACTGGTGACATGCTTAACGTTATTTCACAGGTATATGGGATGGGTACAGCAAAAAAAATGTTACGAATTAAACAGGAGACACTTGATTTTTCTATTCAGGGTTATATCGCTAGACCGGAAGTGACAAGGGCGTCAAGATCCTATATTTCTACTATTATCAATGGTCGTTTCGTTAAAAGCATTCCGCTAAATAAGGCTATTATTCAAGCCTATCACACCTTATTGCCAATTGGTCGTTCGCCAATTGTTGTGCTATCCATTCAAATGGACCCTATTTTAGTTGATGTTAATGTACACCCAACAAAGCAGGAAGTCCGCTTTAGTAAAGAAAAGGAATTATTTGCAGCAATTGAAGAGACGATTAAAAATAAATTCAGAGAAATAACCCTAATTCCAGAAGTGCATAAACAGCAATTCAAAAAGGATAAATCCGAGCAACATACCATGCGTTTTGAAGAACCCATTAACCAAGCTCAGTCATCTGTAAGGACTACAGACGACACCATAATCAATGAACCGCAACCTGTAATGATGGACAATCAACAGCAGGAACCGCACAGTGGAACACCATTTCTTCAGAAAAGTGTTCAAACGGAGCAGTCACCATTAGAAGCAGAAGCAGAAGCAGAAGCAGAGTTAAAGGATAACTCGAATTATAAGGAAGAGGAGTTCACGAAACAACGCATTCCTGCCATGTACCCAATTGGTCAACTGCAAGGAACCTATATACTAGCGCAAAATGAAAATGGCTTGTATATGGTAGATCAGCATGCTGCCCAGGAACGAATTAAATATGAATTCTTTAAGAAAAAATTAGGGGATACGAATAATGAATTACAGCAACTGTTACTCCCACTAACATTTGAATTCTCCAAACAAGAATCTATTTTTATAGAACAATATAAAGCGGAATTAGAGAATGTAGGTTTATTTTTTGAATCGTTTGGTCAGCAAAGCTATATTATACGTTCACATCCAAATTGGTTCCCGAATGGATTTGAAGAAGAGGTAATACGGGAAATGATTGACCAAATTATGCAAGACGAAAAAGTTAATGTAGAAATAATTAGAGAAGACGCGGCAATTTTAATGTCGTGCAAACGATCGATTAAGGCAAATCATTATTTAAATCATGATGATATGTTTCGGTTATTGGATGATTTACGGCAATCAACAGATCCATTTACATGTCCACATGGTAGACCGATAATTGTACACTTTTCTACGTATGAACTCGAAAAGATGTTTAAACGTGTGATGTAA
- a CDS encoding Dps family protein: protein MENQKLVNFLNQLLSNHFVMYVKLHRYHWFVQGRHFFVLHEKFEELYQGFAEDLDEIAERILMIGGKPLATMSKFLKEATLIEANADDKEDEMIAQLIQDFEQIISEIRNEGMTYAEDQKDEPTIDLLISIQAKMEKHIWMLRAYQAYE from the coding sequence ATGGAAAATCAAAAGCTTGTTAATTTCTTGAATCAATTATTATCAAATCACTTTGTTATGTACGTTAAGTTACATCGATATCATTGGTTTGTTCAAGGACGGCATTTCTTTGTGTTACATGAAAAGTTCGAAGAGTTGTATCAGGGTTTCGCAGAAGATCTTGATGAAATTGCGGAGCGTATACTAATGATAGGCGGGAAGCCCCTGGCAACCATGAGTAAATTTTTGAAAGAAGCAACTTTAATTGAAGCGAATGCAGATGATAAGGAAGATGAAATGATAGCCCAGCTCATCCAGGACTTTGAACAAATAATTTCAGAAATTCGTAATGAAGGGATGACTTATGCAGAGGATCAAAAAGATGAACCTACTATTGATCTGCTAATTTCTATTCAAGCGAAAATGGAGAAACATATTTGGATGCTTAGGGCTTATCAAGCATATGAATAA
- the miaA gene encoding tRNA (adenosine(37)-N6)-dimethylallyltransferase MiaA, with protein sequence MKKTVIVIVGPTAVGKTKLSIEIAKRFNGEIISGDSMQVYKGMDIGTAKITEEEMQGIKHYMIDMKNPDEDFSVADFQYYVQTYINEISARGKTPIIVGGSGLYIQAALYNYNFSNQKRDDSVTNYLEKVIEKEGIQPLYDRLRKLDPGQADKIHPNNHRRVIRALEIYETTGMTMTEYQQEQKRDSVYNEIMIGLEMDRELLYKRINQRIDVMLESGLVNEVKHLYEQGFEKCQSLKAIGYKEFIPYINGEQQIGQCIELLKRNSRRYAKRQYTWFKNKMDITWYGLTPETSDITFEIILNELAGVLKNK encoded by the coding sequence ATGAAAAAAACGGTAATAGTCATTGTCGGACCAACTGCAGTAGGTAAAACTAAATTAAGTATTGAAATTGCCAAACGATTTAATGGTGAGATTATTAGCGGTGACTCTATGCAGGTCTATAAGGGCATGGATATAGGTACAGCAAAAATTACTGAAGAGGAAATGCAGGGAATTAAACATTATATGATTGATATGAAAAATCCTGATGAAGATTTTTCTGTGGCTGACTTTCAATATTACGTTCAAACATATATTAATGAAATTTCTGCTCGCGGAAAAACACCTATTATAGTTGGAGGCAGTGGTTTATACATTCAGGCTGCACTATATAATTATAATTTCTCCAATCAAAAAAGAGATGATTCTGTTACAAATTATTTGGAGAAAGTAATAGAGAAGGAGGGAATTCAGCCTCTTTACGATCGCTTGAGAAAATTAGATCCAGGTCAGGCTGATAAAATTCATCCAAATAATCATCGCCGGGTTATTCGAGCGCTGGAAATCTATGAAACAACAGGCATGACGATGACTGAATACCAGCAAGAACAAAAACGTGATTCAGTATATAACGAAATCATGATTGGATTGGAGATGGATAGAGAACTTCTATATAAGAGAATCAACCAGCGTATTGATGTGATGTTGGAAAGTGGCTTAGTAAATGAAGTGAAGCATTTATATGAACAAGGCTTTGAAAAATGTCAATCCCTGAAAGCAATTGGCTATAAAGAATTTATACCTTACATAAATGGGGAGCAACAAATTGGTCAGTGTATTGAGTTACTAAAACGAAATTCCAGAAGGTATGCCAAACGCCAATATACATGGTTTAAAAATAAAATGGATATTACATGGTATGGCCTTACACCAGAAACAAGTGATATAACATTTGAAATAATTTTAAATGAACTAGCAGGAGTTTTAAAAAACAAATAG
- the hfq gene encoding RNA chaperone Hfq translates to MAQTVNIQDQYLNQLRKNHISATLFLTNGFQLRGIVKAFDNFTIVFETDGKEQLIYKHAISTFAPSKNISLEKE, encoded by the coding sequence ATGGCTCAAACAGTGAATATCCAAGATCAATATTTAAATCAACTAAGGAAAAATCACATCTCAGCTACTTTATTTTTAACAAATGGATTTCAATTGAGAGGAATTGTTAAAGCTTTTGACAATTTCACTATAGTGTTTGAAACGGATGGAAAAGAGCAACTTATTTATAAACACGCGATATCTACATTTGCGCCTTCTAAAAATATTAGCCTTGAAAAAGAATGA
- the spoVK gene encoding stage V sporulation protein K: METQMIRNKNGKINIVLQDKKELKMENHNQVHYIENSPYSHIDQQFSSFIAMNELKRTIKEIYATIIINEKRKEIGLISSKQVLHMLFKGNPGTGKTTVARKLAKIYFEMNLLSKGHFIEAERADLVGEYIGQTAQKTRAIIQKSMGGILFIDEAYSLARGGEKDFGKEAIDTLVKHMEDDHNDFVLILAGYPYEMDRFLTLNPGLQSRFPFILDFEDYEVDQLMDIARQMASEREYRLTKEAEWELRSRLYKKTTEMKRNFSNARYVRNVIENAIRKHAVRLLAQNQISTEDLIQLSWKDIKGELSDSQSRYI; encoded by the coding sequence ATGGAGACACAAATGATTCGAAATAAAAATGGAAAAATTAATATCGTGCTACAGGATAAAAAAGAATTGAAAATGGAAAACCACAATCAAGTGCACTATATTGAAAACAGTCCATATTCTCATATCGATCAGCAATTTTCATCGTTTATAGCTATGAATGAATTGAAACGAACGATAAAGGAAATATATGCTACTATTATAATTAACGAAAAGCGAAAAGAAATAGGATTAATCAGTTCAAAGCAAGTGCTTCATATGCTTTTTAAGGGTAACCCAGGTACAGGTAAAACAACGGTTGCAAGAAAACTTGCTAAAATATACTTTGAGATGAACCTTTTATCAAAAGGACATTTTATTGAAGCAGAAAGAGCTGATCTGGTAGGTGAATACATTGGTCAAACTGCGCAGAAAACGCGAGCTATTATTCAAAAATCAATGGGTGGAATATTATTTATTGATGAAGCCTATTCATTAGCACGTGGTGGCGAAAAAGATTTTGGCAAAGAAGCAATTGATACATTAGTAAAACACATGGAAGATGATCATAATGATTTTGTGTTGATTTTAGCAGGATATCCATATGAAATGGATCGCTTTTTAACATTAAATCCTGGGCTTCAATCCAGGTTTCCATTTATCCTGGATTTTGAGGATTATGAGGTGGATCAACTAATGGATATTGCCAGGCAAATGGCTTCAGAAAGAGAATACAGGTTAACCAAGGAAGCTGAATGGGAATTAAGAAGTCGGTTATATAAAAAAACGACTGAAATGAAAAGAAACTTTTCTAATGCACGTTATGTGCGAAATGTTATTGAGAACGCAATTAGAAAGCATGCAGTGAGATTATTGGCGCAGAATCAAATTTCCACCGAAGATTTAATTCAGTTAAGTTGGAAGGATATAAAAGGAGAATTATCGGATTCACAGTCGAGGTATATATAG
- the hflX gene encoding GTPase HflX produces MSEEKILIIAVKSPEQTDVRFQSSLEELVALSKTAGGTVNKVMTQNRSRIHPATYIGEGKIDEIKREIDEFDIDLVISNDELSSGQLRNLGNRFGTRLIDRSQLILDIFAQRAQTKEGKLQVELAQLEYLLPRLHGQGEAMSRLGAGIGTRGPGETKLETDQRHIRRKIYDVKRRLKLVIAQREQYRKRRKSNEVFQIAIVGYTNAGKSTLFNQLTNSNSLEENKLFATLDPLTREIQLPSGFHSLVTDTVGFLQDLPTSLIASFRSTLEEVTEADFILHVVDSSHPDQVQQQDIVMKQLEDLEAQHIPMLTIYNKKDLVMNDIIPVNHPYIFISAYERPDLQSVLEKIEAILKEQWDRYTIKLEPHEGRTLKRLEYETIVIDQYFDEETDQYITKGFMRKAHPFTGLLKE; encoded by the coding sequence ATGTCAGAAGAAAAAATACTAATCATTGCAGTTAAAAGTCCAGAACAGACCGATGTACGGTTCCAATCCTCTCTAGAAGAGTTGGTAGCTTTGAGTAAAACAGCGGGTGGTACAGTTAATAAAGTTATGACTCAAAATCGTAGTCGTATCCATCCTGCTACTTACATTGGTGAGGGAAAAATCGATGAAATTAAACGAGAGATAGATGAATTTGATATTGATCTAGTTATATCTAATGATGAATTATCTTCAGGGCAATTGAGAAACTTAGGTAATCGTTTTGGTACTCGGCTAATTGATCGCAGTCAGCTTATTTTGGACATTTTTGCACAACGTGCCCAAACAAAAGAAGGAAAACTCCAAGTGGAACTTGCTCAATTGGAATATCTGTTACCAAGACTTCATGGTCAAGGTGAAGCAATGTCACGCCTGGGGGCAGGAATTGGTACTAGAGGGCCTGGTGAAACAAAATTAGAAACAGACCAACGTCATATCAGACGCAAAATATATGATGTTAAAAGACGATTGAAATTAGTTATAGCCCAACGTGAACAATATCGCAAACGAAGAAAATCAAATGAGGTTTTCCAAATAGCTATTGTAGGCTATACAAATGCAGGAAAGTCCACTTTGTTTAACCAGTTAACCAATAGTAATTCATTAGAAGAAAATAAATTATTCGCCACACTTGATCCATTAACACGTGAAATACAGCTTCCATCTGGTTTTCACTCCTTAGTTACAGATACAGTAGGATTTCTTCAGGATCTGCCTACATCCTTAATCGCATCCTTTCGTTCTACTTTGGAAGAAGTTACCGAAGCAGATTTCATATTGCATGTTGTAGATAGTTCACATCCCGACCAAGTACAGCAACAAGATATTGTGATGAAGCAACTCGAGGATTTAGAGGCTCAACATATACCAATGCTTACCATTTACAATAAAAAAGATTTAGTTATGAATGATATAATTCCAGTTAATCATCCGTATATCTTTATAAGTGCATATGAAAGACCTGATTTACAATCGGTACTGGAGAAAATAGAAGCTATTTTAAAAGAACAATGGGATAGATATACAATAAAATTAGAACCTCATGAGGGTAGAACACTTAAGCGCCTTGAATATGAGACCATCGTAATAGATCAATATTTCGATGAAGAAACGGACCAATATATTACGAAAGGCTTTATGAGGAAGGCACACCCATTCACAGGATTGTTAAAGGAGTAG
- a CDS encoding methionine gamma-lyase family protein, whose protein sequence is MIDHMIKQAEEDCDIEYKKINSIVEKNQKRVLDAFKKNRISDGHFSSTTGYGYDDLGREGLEAVYADVFGGEDSLVRPQLVSGTHAISTALFGLLRPGNELLYITGKPYDTLEEVIGKRGDNTGSLMDFNITYNEVNLNENGTVDFEAVKHHISNQTKVIGIQRSKGYDERPSFTIAEIEKMVRFIKNLNEDLIVFVDNCYGEFVEEKEPLHVGADIIAGSLIKNPGGGIVRAGGYIAGNEELVFQCANHLTAPGLGKETGATLNMLQEMYQGFFLAPHIVGEALKGAVFTARFLELNGYLTVPHYQAKRTDLIQSVTFKQPDQMIAFCQAIQQNSPINSYVTPYPSAMPGYEDEVIMAAGTFIQGASIELSADGPIREPYTAFVQGGLTYAHVKLALIESVKVLERNNR, encoded by the coding sequence ATGATTGACCACATGATAAAACAGGCAGAAGAAGATTGCGATATCGAATACAAAAAAATCAATTCCATAGTTGAGAAAAACCAAAAGCGGGTTCTCGATGCATTCAAGAAAAACAGGATAAGTGATGGCCACTTTAGTTCAACTACAGGTTATGGTTATGATGACTTAGGGCGTGAAGGTTTAGAAGCGGTCTACGCAGACGTATTTGGAGGAGAAGATTCCTTAGTAAGGCCGCAGCTAGTTTCAGGAACACACGCAATATCCACTGCTTTATTCGGCTTATTGCGTCCAGGTAATGAACTACTGTATATAACAGGTAAACCTTACGATACTTTAGAAGAAGTGATAGGCAAGAGAGGGGATAACACCGGTTCATTAATGGATTTTAATATTACATACAATGAAGTGAATTTAAATGAAAATGGAACTGTCGATTTTGAAGCGGTCAAACATCATATTTCCAACCAAACGAAGGTTATCGGGATACAACGCTCCAAAGGTTATGATGAACGTCCATCTTTTACAATAGCTGAAATTGAAAAAATGGTTCGCTTCATCAAAAATTTAAATGAAGACTTAATTGTTTTTGTAGATAACTGTTATGGAGAATTTGTGGAAGAAAAGGAACCACTACATGTAGGTGCAGATATTATTGCAGGATCATTAATTAAAAACCCAGGAGGAGGCATTGTTCGTGCAGGAGGCTATATTGCCGGAAATGAGGAATTGGTTTTTCAGTGTGCGAACCATTTAACAGCGCCAGGTCTGGGAAAGGAAACTGGCGCAACCTTAAACATGTTGCAAGAAATGTATCAGGGTTTCTTCTTAGCTCCGCATATTGTAGGCGAAGCATTAAAAGGTGCAGTTTTCACGGCTAGATTTTTGGAATTAAACGGTTATTTAACTGTTCCTCATTATCAAGCCAAACGGACAGACCTCATTCAATCGGTTACATTTAAGCAACCGGATCAAATGATAGCTTTTTGCCAAGCCATACAGCAAAACTCTCCAATCAATTCTTATGTAACACCGTATCCAAGTGCTATGCCTGGGTATGAGGATGAGGTTATTATGGCAGCAGGGACTTTCATTCAAGGAGCAAGCATTGAATTATCAGCTGATGGCCCTATTAGAGAGCCCTACACCGCCTTTGTGCAAGGTGGGCTTACATATGCTCATGTTAAGCTTGCATTAATTGAATCTGTAAAAGTATTGGAAAGGAATAACCGTTAG
- a CDS encoding MerR family transcriptional regulator has product MNDKDRRSMPLFGISIVRKLTDLTARQIRYYEEHNLIRPERTSGNHRLFSFNDVDRLLEIKNLLDKRHNVAGIKLLFDTGENKKVGSPKQSNLSDKELRKILRNELVDAGRYGKTSLRQGELSGFLTHRKA; this is encoded by the coding sequence TTGAATGATAAAGATCGTCGTTCTATGCCCTTGTTTGGAATAAGTATTGTTAGAAAGCTCACGGATCTGACAGCTAGACAAATTAGATATTATGAAGAGCATAATTTAATTCGTCCAGAGCGAACGTCGGGAAATCACCGTTTATTTTCTTTCAATGATGTCGATCGCCTGCTGGAAATTAAAAATTTATTAGATAAGAGACATAATGTAGCGGGTATTAAATTGTTGTTTGATACAGGAGAGAATAAGAAAGTTGGATCACCCAAACAATCCAACTTATCGGACAAAGAACTTAGAAAAATATTAAGAAATGAATTAGTTGACGCTGGAAGGTATGGGAAAACTAGTCTAAGGCAAGGTGAGTTATCTGGTTTTTTGACACATAGGAAAGCATAA
- the glnA gene encoding type I glutamate--ammonia ligase, translating into MGNRFSKKEIMKQIEEENVRFIRLQFTDILGTIKNVEIPLSQLDKALDNKMMFDGSSIEGFVRIEESDMYLYPDLDTFVVFPWTSEKGKVARFICDIYNTDGTPFAGCPRYNLKRNVEKMEELGFDAFNIGTEPEFFLFKLDEAGNPSLELNDHGGYFDLAPTDLGENCRRDIVLELEEMGFEIEASHHEVAPGQHEIDFKYAEAVKHADDIQTFKLVVKTIARRHNLHATFMPKPLFGVNGSGMHVNMSLFKNGVNAFFDKQGEMELSDIAYQFTAGIIKHATNFTAITNPTVNSFKRLVPGFEAPSYVAWSATNRSPLIRIPYSRGVSTRIEVRSVDPSANPYMALAVLLAAGLDGVENKLTPPTAVDRNIYVMTKAEREEIGVKDLPATLMDALNQLQESKVIVNALGEHLFEHFIEAKEIEWDMFRTQVHPWEREQYLRTY; encoded by the coding sequence ATGGGAAATAGATTTTCAAAAAAAGAAATCATGAAACAAATTGAAGAGGAAAACGTTAGGTTTATCCGCTTGCAATTTACTGATATCCTTGGAACAATTAAGAATGTGGAAATTCCGCTCAGCCAATTGGATAAAGCTTTGGATAATAAAATGATGTTTGATGGATCTTCAATTGAAGGGTTTGTTCGCATCGAAGAGTCTGATATGTATTTATATCCTGACTTAGATACTTTTGTCGTATTTCCATGGACATCTGAGAAAGGGAAAGTAGCACGTTTTATTTGTGATATTTATAACACAGATGGTACTCCTTTTGCTGGTTGCCCAAGGTATAACTTAAAAAGAAATGTCGAGAAGATGGAAGAATTAGGCTTTGATGCCTTTAACATCGGAACAGAGCCGGAGTTCTTTTTATTTAAGTTGGACGAAGCAGGCAACCCTTCATTAGAGCTTAATGACCATGGTGGTTATTTTGATTTAGCCCCGACAGATTTAGGAGAAAATTGCCGTAGAGATATTGTTCTTGAATTAGAAGAAATGGGTTTTGAAATTGAAGCTTCTCACCATGAAGTAGCACCAGGACAACATGAAATTGATTTTAAATATGCAGAAGCTGTTAAACATGCAGACGATATTCAAACATTTAAATTAGTTGTAAAAACAATTGCTAGAAGGCATAACCTGCATGCGACATTTATGCCCAAGCCATTATTCGGTGTAAATGGATCAGGAATGCACGTTAATATGTCTTTATTTAAAAACGGTGTAAATGCATTTTTTGATAAACAAGGTGAAATGGAATTAAGTGATATTGCATATCAATTTACAGCGGGAATTATTAAACATGCTACGAACTTTACAGCCATTACAAACCCGACAGTAAACTCATTTAAAAGACTAGTGCCTGGATTCGAAGCCCCTTCTTATGTCGCATGGTCCGCAACAAATAGAAGTCCATTAATTCGTATACCATATTCAAGAGGAGTGAGTACGCGAATTGAAGTTCGAAGTGTTGATCCTTCCGCTAATCCATATATGGCTTTGGCAGTTTTGCTTGCTGCAGGTTTAGATGGTGTGGAAAATAAACTAACACCACCAACAGCTGTTGATCGAAATATTTACGTGATGACGAAAGCTGAGCGCGAGGAAATCGGAGTAAAAGATTTACCAGCAACATTGATGGATGCATTGAACCAACTACAAGAAAGTAAAGTAATTGTAAATGCTCTAGGTGAACATTTATTTGAACACTTCATCGAAGCGAAAGAGATTGAATGGGATATGTTCCGTACACAAGTTCACCCATGGGAGAGAGAACAGTACTTGAGAACTTACTAG
- the lexA gene encoding transcriptional repressor LexA: MTKLSKRQQMILEYIKDEVSKKGYPPSVREIAVAVGLASSSTVHGHLARIEDKGYIRRDPTKPRAIEVLDLSEGSDIPREAPRYAPVIGKVTAGLPITAVENIEEFIPLPTSTASPDDNLFILAIDGESMIEAGILDGDMVIVKQQNTAQNSDIIVAMTEENEATVKRFFKEKDHIRLQPENATMDPLLYNNVTILGKVIGLYRNIH; encoded by the coding sequence ATGACAAAACTTTCTAAAAGACAGCAAATGATACTTGAGTACATTAAAGATGAAGTAAGTAAAAAAGGCTATCCCCCTTCCGTACGTGAAATAGCAGTAGCAGTTGGACTAGCCTCAAGCTCCACCGTACACGGCCATCTTGCTAGAATTGAAGATAAGGGCTATATTAGAAGGGATCCAACTAAACCAAGAGCAATTGAAGTGTTAGATCTATCAGAAGGTAGCGATATTCCGAGAGAAGCACCAAGATATGCACCAGTAATTGGTAAGGTTACAGCAGGTCTTCCTATTACTGCAGTTGAAAATATAGAAGAGTTCATACCATTACCAACCTCAACTGCTAGTCCAGATGACAATTTATTTATACTTGCGATTGATGGTGAAAGCATGATTGAGGCCGGAATATTAGATGGAGATATGGTTATTGTTAAACAACAAAACACAGCACAAAATAGCGATATTATCGTTGCAATGACCGAAGAGAATGAAGCTACAGTAAAACGCTTCTTCAAAGAAAAAGACCACATACGTCTGCAACCTGAAAATGCAACCATGGATCCATTACTTTACAATAATGTCACTATTCTTGGTAAAGTTATTGGTCTGTATCGTAATATTCACTAA
- a CDS encoding YneB family resolvase-like protein: MKAILYCRVSTNKKEQETSLARQKEELTKLAERYGYSVVACIEEQVSGYEVDRDGIFQMLDYFSSGAADTLFIQDETRLGRGNTKIALFYQLEKLDISIYTAIHDGELELSESDSMVLQIVGVVEEYQRKIHNAKIKRGMNKAINEGYNPSLNLSNQHKAPGRERIAFPIEEVVRLKQNNLTFEEITATLNGMGYSVSKATVNRRYQEFHNT; the protein is encoded by the coding sequence TTGAAAGCAATTTTGTATTGTCGTGTTAGTACAAATAAAAAAGAACAAGAGACATCATTAGCTAGACAAAAAGAGGAATTAACAAAGCTTGCAGAACGTTATGGTTATTCGGTGGTGGCATGTATAGAGGAACAGGTAAGTGGTTATGAGGTAGATCGTGACGGTATATTTCAAATGCTTGATTATTTTTCTTCAGGAGCAGCAGACACCCTTTTTATACAGGATGAAACTAGATTAGGTCGTGGAAATACAAAGATTGCTTTATTTTATCAATTGGAAAAGTTGGATATATCCATCTATACAGCAATTCATGACGGTGAGCTTGAGTTATCCGAATCTGACTCGATGGTATTACAAATCGTTGGAGTTGTAGAAGAATACCAACGGAAGATCCATAACGCAAAAATTAAAAGAGGGATGAATAAAGCAATAAATGAAGGCTATAATCCTAGTCTTAATCTATCTAATCAACATAAGGCACCGGGTAGAGAAAGAATCGCATTTCCAATCGAAGAAGTCGTTCGATTAAAGCAAAATAATTTAACATTTGAGGAAATTACAGCAACATTAAATGGCATGGGTTATTCAGTGTCTAAAGCTACAGTAAACCGAAGATACCAGGAGTTTCATAATACGTGA
- a CDS encoding DUF896 domain-containing protein: protein MLSKEKIERINKLSKKSKENGLTNEEKEEQKELREAYLKNVRSSFKNQLKSVKVMDPEGKDVTPEKVKNMQDRNNKH from the coding sequence ATGCTGTCCAAAGAAAAAATAGAACGTATAAATAAACTATCGAAAAAATCCAAAGAAAATGGTTTAACCAATGAAGAAAAAGAAGAGCAGAAAGAGCTTCGTGAAGCATATCTCAAAAATGTACGCAGTTCATTTAAAAATCAACTCAAATCTGTGAAAGTAATGGATCCTGAAGGAAAAGATGTTACGCCTGAAAAAGTAAAAAATATGCAAGATCGAAATAATAAACATTAG